A stretch of the Brevinematales bacterium genome encodes the following:
- a CDS encoding RnfABCDGE type electron transport complex subunit D, producing the protein MAKAIGGKAATAPFSPHIHAPLTLHRIMWDVVIALIPATAAAIYFFGYNAAVVIGISVGTAVVTELVMNLILKRPISIADGSAVITGLLFAFNLPPSAPWYVTVFGSMFAIAVVKWAFGGLGHNIMNPALGGRVFVLAAWSGAMVNVWSPTVPTMMSKGLSFMQASDVIIEKVPYVTNQVYSQISQISNTVQTNILTNQVTVDMITGASPLGSLKSMYETMSQATNAVQAVSHASHVAPKMAYSYWDLFIGNVPGCIGETSALAILLGAIYLMWRKVLIPVLPVVYIGTAALLVWIFGGLPMGLGWFAGDPLYHILSGGLFLGAFFMATDYVTSPMSIKGTLIYGFLLGTLTVIIRLWGGYPEGVSYSIVFMNFFVPIFDRYLKPKIYGKGKAAVLVKGGAK; encoded by the coding sequence ATGGCTAAGGCTATAGGAGGAAAGGCCGCAACCGCGCCTTTTTCGCCGCATATTCACGCGCCGCTGACACTGCACCGCATTATGTGGGATGTGGTCATCGCGCTGATACCGGCGACCGCCGCCGCGATATATTTCTTCGGTTATAACGCCGCGGTCGTGATCGGCATCAGTGTCGGTACGGCGGTCGTCACCGAACTGGTTATGAATCTGATACTGAAACGGCCGATATCTATCGCCGACGGAAGCGCGGTCATCACGGGACTCCTCTTCGCGTTCAACCTGCCTCCGTCCGCGCCGTGGTATGTCACCGTGTTCGGGAGCATGTTCGCCATCGCCGTCGTGAAATGGGCGTTCGGCGGCCTCGGGCATAATATTATGAACCCCGCCCTCGGCGGACGCGTTTTCGTTCTCGCCGCATGGTCGGGCGCGATGGTCAACGTCTGGTCGCCCACGGTTCCTACTATGATGAGCAAGGGCTTGAGCTTCATGCAGGCGAGCGACGTCATTATCGAGAAGGTTCCCTATGTGACCAATCAGGTCTATTCGCAGATATCGCAGATTTCCAATACAGTGCAGACGAATATCCTCACCAATCAGGTGACTGTTGATATGATAACCGGCGCGTCCCCGCTGGGGAGTCTGAAGTCGATGTATGAGACGATGTCGCAGGCGACGAACGCGGTTCAGGCGGTCAGCCACGCGTCGCATGTCGCGCCTAAGATGGCTTACAGTTACTGGGACTTGTTTATCGGTAACGTGCCCGGGTGTATCGGGGAAACCTCCGCGCTCGCTATCCTGCTCGGCGCGATCTACCTGATGTGGCGGAAGGTGCTTATCCCCGTACTGCCGGTAGTCTATATCGGTACCGCGGCGTTGCTGGTGTGGATATTCGGGGGACTCCCGATGGGGTTGGGATGGTTCGCGGGCGACCCGTTATACCATATCCTGTCCGGCGGATTGTTCCTCGGGGCGTTCTTTATGGCGACCGACTATGTGACCTCGCCGATGTCGATCAAGGGTACGCTGATCTACGGGTTCCTGCTCGGCACATTGACAGTCATCATCCGGCTCTGGGGCGGGTATCCCGAGGGAGTCAGCTACTCCATCGTGTTTATGAACTTCTTCGTGCCGATATTCGACCGTTACCTCAAACCCAAAATTTACGGCAAGGGTAAGGCCGCCGTGCTGGTGAAGGGAGGCGCGAAATGA
- the rsxC gene encoding electron transport complex subunit RsxC has product MELKHFTKGGVHPYDSKYTSEKPITNAHLPKQVRIPMNMHIGAPAKVLVKAGDKVEEGQLIGEAVGFISANIHASVSGTVIAVEKADTLVAKGVDYVVIETGGSIRNWYDKKFDYSKTPPEKLLEMVKAAGVVGMGGATFPTHVKLSPPKEKQMDIFIVNGAECEPYLTIDHRTMVEKPDAIIEGVNIIKKILGVKRVMIGIEENKPDAIEAISKASEGDPSIEVYALRTRYPQGGEKQLIQALTGREVPSGGLPSDVGIVVQNVATIFAIYEAVVFQKPLIERGLTYTGEQIEMRGNYKVRIGSPVQELINEFGMPAEHGTVIAGGPMMGLELTDMKFPVTKGTSGIVVLPKKKDYAVNDYPCIRCGRCQFVCPIGLEPWYLKTLTDKSLIEEAVERGLLDCIECGSCSFVCPSTIPLVAMFRFGKGFWRRKQAAAAKQAG; this is encoded by the coding sequence ATGGAATTAAAGCATTTCACAAAGGGCGGGGTTCATCCGTACGATTCGAAATACACGTCGGAGAAGCCGATCACCAACGCGCACCTGCCGAAGCAGGTACGTATCCCGATGAATATGCATATCGGCGCACCCGCGAAGGTACTGGTCAAGGCGGGCGACAAGGTCGAGGAAGGGCAGTTGATCGGCGAGGCGGTCGGGTTTATCTCGGCGAATATCCACGCGAGCGTATCCGGCACTGTGATCGCGGTGGAGAAGGCCGATACGCTGGTCGCGAAGGGCGTCGATTATGTGGTGATCGAGACCGGCGGGAGTATCAGGAACTGGTACGACAAGAAGTTCGACTATTCCAAGACGCCCCCGGAGAAACTGCTTGAAATGGTCAAGGCCGCCGGCGTTGTCGGAATGGGCGGCGCGACATTCCCCACCCATGTCAAACTATCCCCCCCGAAAGAAAAACAGATGGATATCTTCATAGTGAACGGCGCCGAGTGCGAACCGTACCTCACCATAGACCACCGAACGATGGTGGAAAAGCCCGACGCGATTATCGAAGGCGTCAATATTATCAAGAAGATCCTCGGCGTGAAGCGCGTGATGATCGGTATCGAGGAGAACAAGCCCGACGCTATCGAGGCGATCTCCAAGGCGTCGGAAGGGGATCCGTCGATCGAGGTCTACGCGCTCAGGACGCGTTACCCGCAGGGCGGGGAAAAACAGCTCATACAGGCGCTCACCGGCCGCGAGGTACCGTCGGGCGGACTCCCGTCGGATGTCGGCATAGTGGTGCAGAATGTTGCGACTATCTTCGCGATCTACGAGGCGGTGGTGTTCCAGAAGCCCCTGATCGAGCGCGGGTTGACTTATACGGGCGAACAGATCGAAATGCGCGGGAACTATAAAGTACGCATCGGCTCGCCGGTGCAGGAACTCATCAACGAGTTCGGGATGCCCGCCGAGCATGGGACGGTGATCGCGGGCGGGCCTATGATGGGGCTCGAACTCACCGATATGAAATTCCCGGTCACTAAGGGGACGAGCGGTATTGTGGTGCTCCCGAAGAAGAAGGACTACGCGGTAAACGATTACCCGTGCATCCGTTGCGGGAGATGCCAGTTCGTCTGCCCGATCGGGCTGGAACCGTGGTATCTGAAAACATTGACCGATAAAAGTCTGATCGAGGAAGCGGTCGAACGCGGCCTGTTGGATTGCATCGAGTGCGGGTCATGCTCGTTCGTGTGCCCGTCGACAATCCCGCTGGTGGCGATGTTCCGTTTCGGCAAGGGATTCTGGAGACGCAAGCAAGCCGCCGCCGCGAAGCAGGCGGGATAA
- the argH gene encoding argininosuccinate lyase yields MAKVWDKGGAKLDPAIERYTVGNDFMLDRRLFRYELAASAAHAKMLATIGILTGSDRDSLLDEIKKLYKEHGGTIELQVSDEDIHSKLENLLTERLGDTGKKLHTGRSRNDQVLVVTRLYEKDEIIRIAGKLSAAMSALMGLARSEGDTVIPGYTHTRQAMPMTVGMWCAAFIESGADTLRMLKSAYDLCDRNPLGTASGYGVPLPLDREMTAELLGFAGVQDSPVYAQNSRGKIEAFIADVCWSAMHDLSRMASDLILWSMEELGYVSLGAEVTTGSSIMPQKRNPDALELIRARTNIVLACSTTIKTVVSGMISGYNRDVQETKEQVMRALDITSESLDAMVVLLGHIKFDPERIREGMTPGIFATDLAFAKVRGGMAFRDAYREAAKEIDSIEVNGELIKRSIAERNSPGSHVTIDWKRLEQETRADSAEWEKLREEIDSKFRALLG; encoded by the coding sequence ATGGCGAAAGTATGGGACAAGGGCGGGGCGAAACTCGACCCGGCGATCGAACGGTACACTGTCGGTAACGATTTTATGCTCGACCGGCGGTTATTCCGTTACGAACTCGCCGCGTCCGCCGCGCACGCGAAGATGCTCGCGACGATCGGGATTCTCACCGGTTCCGATCGGGATTCCCTGCTGGATGAAATAAAGAAGCTATATAAAGAACACGGCGGCACGATAGAATTGCAGGTATCCGACGAAGATATCCATTCCAAGCTGGAAAATCTCCTGACCGAACGCCTCGGCGACACCGGAAAGAAGCTGCATACCGGCCGAAGCCGGAACGACCAGGTTCTCGTGGTGACGCGGCTCTATGAAAAGGATGAAATTATCAGGATCGCGGGAAAACTTTCCGCCGCGATGTCCGCGCTCATGGGGCTTGCCCGCAGCGAGGGCGATACCGTAATCCCGGGATATACCCACACCAGGCAGGCGATGCCGATGACGGTGGGGATGTGGTGCGCGGCGTTTATCGAATCCGGCGCGGACACCCTCAGGATGCTGAAATCCGCCTATGACCTGTGCGACCGGAACCCGTTGGGAACAGCGAGCGGGTATGGCGTGCCCCTTCCGCTCGACCGTGAAATGACCGCGGAACTGCTCGGATTCGCAGGGGTGCAGGACAGCCCGGTCTACGCGCAGAACTCGCGCGGCAAGATCGAGGCGTTTATCGCCGACGTGTGCTGGAGCGCGATGCACGACCTTTCGAGGATGGCGTCCGACCTCATCCTATGGAGTATGGAAGAACTCGGGTATGTTTCCCTCGGTGCGGAAGTGACCACCGGGAGTTCGATTATGCCGCAGAAGCGGAATCCCGATGCGCTCGAACTGATCCGCGCGCGTACCAATATCGTGCTCGCGTGCTCGACAACTATAAAAACGGTGGTATCCGGTATGATCTCAGGGTACAACCGCGACGTGCAGGAGACCAAGGAACAGGTCATGCGCGCATTGGATATCACATCGGAGTCGCTCGATGCGATGGTGGTGTTGCTCGGGCATATCAAATTCGACCCGGAACGGATACGCGAAGGGATGACGCCCGGGATATTCGCGACCGACCTCGCGTTCGCTAAAGTACGCGGGGGGATGGCGTTCCGCGACGCGTACCGTGAGGCGGCGAAGGAAATCGATTCTATCGAGGTGAACGGCGAACTGATCAAGCGAAGTATCGCCGAACGGAACTCCCCCGGATCGCATGTCACTATCGACTGGAAGCGTCTCGAACAGGAGACCCGCGCGGATTCGGCGGAATGGGAGAAACTCCGTGAGGAAATCGACTCCAAATTCCGGGCGCTCCTCGGGTAA
- the argF gene encoding ornithine carbamoyltransferase, whose product MIEGKKDFLTVNDFSREALMELIDLAIKMKKSKAGYKNALAGKKLGMIFTKSSTRTRVSFEAGIYELGGMGIFLNANDIQIGRGEPIADTAKVLSRYLDGIMIRTFSHTEVEELAENASIPVINGLTDYLHPCQVMADMMTVLEHKGRIGGLNFTYIGDGNNMAHSLGLLCSKLGVNFAIASPKGYEMETSIISAIHSNANISGSRILICADPREAIKDADVVYTDVWTSMGQERETEKRLKAFAGYQIDTKLAALAKPDYMFLHCLPAHRGEEVSADVIDGPNSAVWDEAENRLHAQKAIMHELMR is encoded by the coding sequence ATGATCGAAGGGAAGAAGGATTTTCTGACTGTCAACGACTTCTCGCGGGAAGCGTTGATGGAACTGATCGACTTGGCTATAAAAATGAAGAAGTCGAAGGCCGGCTATAAAAATGCCCTCGCGGGAAAAAAGCTCGGTATGATATTCACGAAATCGTCCACCCGCACGCGGGTATCGTTCGAGGCAGGGATATACGAGCTCGGCGGGATGGGGATATTCCTTAACGCTAACGATATCCAGATCGGGCGCGGCGAGCCGATCGCCGACACCGCGAAGGTGCTGTCGCGCTATCTCGACGGTATCATGATTCGGACATTCTCGCACACCGAGGTCGAGGAGCTCGCGGAGAACGCGTCGATACCGGTGATCAACGGGCTGACCGATTACCTGCACCCGTGCCAGGTGATGGCGGATATGATGACCGTGCTCGAGCATAAAGGACGCATCGGCGGGCTGAATTTCACCTATATCGGCGACGGCAACAATATGGCGCATTCGCTCGGGCTGTTATGCAGTAAGCTCGGCGTGAACTTCGCGATCGCGTCCCCCAAGGGGTACGAGATGGAAACCTCAATCATATCGGCGATACATTCCAACGCCAATATCTCGGGGAGCAGGATACTGATCTGCGCCGACCCCCGCGAGGCGATCAAAGACGCCGATGTGGTTTATACCGACGTATGGACATCGATGGGGCAGGAACGGGAGACCGAGAAACGCCTGAAAGCGTTCGCGGGGTACCAGATAGATACTAAGCTCGCGGCGCTCGCGAAGCCCGATTATATGTTCCTGCACTGCCTGCCCGCGCACCGCGGCGAGGAGGTTTCCGCCGATGTGATCGACGGGCCGAACTCTGCGGTATGGGACGAGGCCGAGAACAGGCTTCACGCGCAGAAAGCGATCATGCACGAACTGATGCGGTAG
- the hisD gene encoding histidinol dehydrogenase, whose translation MKVVTPESLRMYRRSSSELDKEILARVAEIIDEVRERGDDALMDFSREFDRVEGDFQMEVTDEEFDEAQAQVRAEHGDILRYFLNAADNIRRYHERQRESSWMFTENGNLFGQIITPVDRAGVYVPGGKAFYPSSVLMNIIPAKAAGVPEIVISTPPSREGTANPMVLTLARELGADKVFKLGGAHAIAALAYGTQTVPQVAKITGPGNIYVATAKRLVSGVVGIDSIAGPSEVVVLADHSADPELAAIDLCAQAEHDENNAVFLISPSRNFIDQVNRCLDKIIPTLERRHIIETSLDLHSFAVAVDDLDQAFDIVNRIAPEHIEVMMDMDSTEIFTRIRNAGAIFIGNFSPVASGDYYCGPNHILPTSGAARFSSPLGVYDFMKRSSFLSVSEGYLKEKGEEIEQMALFEGFDAHALSVRMRLDGTREG comes from the coding sequence ATGAAGGTAGTGACGCCCGAATCCCTGCGGATGTACCGCAGGTCGTCCAGTGAACTCGATAAGGAGATCCTCGCGCGTGTCGCGGAGATTATCGACGAGGTACGCGAACGCGGCGACGACGCGCTAATGGATTTTTCGCGCGAGTTCGACCGTGTCGAGGGCGATTTCCAAATGGAGGTCACCGACGAGGAGTTCGACGAGGCGCAAGCGCAGGTACGCGCCGAGCATGGCGATATCCTGCGGTATTTCCTCAACGCCGCGGACAATATCCGCCGTTACCACGAACGCCAGCGCGAATCGTCATGGATGTTTACCGAGAACGGCAACCTGTTCGGGCAGATAATCACTCCCGTCGACCGCGCCGGTGTCTATGTCCCGGGCGGTAAAGCATTCTACCCGTCGTCCGTACTAATGAACATTATCCCCGCGAAGGCCGCCGGAGTTCCTGAAATCGTGATCAGCACGCCTCCGTCGAGAGAGGGGACCGCGAACCCGATGGTGCTGACGCTCGCGCGGGAATTGGGCGCGGACAAGGTATTCAAGCTCGGAGGAGCGCACGCGATCGCCGCGCTGGCATACGGAACACAGACCGTACCGCAGGTCGCGAAGATCACCGGGCCGGGGAATATCTATGTCGCGACCGCGAAACGCCTCGTATCCGGCGTGGTGGGGATCGACTCGATCGCCGGGCCGTCCGAGGTGGTGGTGCTCGCCGATCACAGCGCCGACCCCGAGCTCGCGGCTATCGACCTCTGCGCGCAGGCCGAGCATGACGAAAATAACGCCGTGTTCCTGATATCCCCCAGCCGCAACTTCATCGATCAGGTCAACCGGTGTCTCGATAAGATCATCCCGACGCTGGAACGGCGTCATATTATAGAAACCTCGCTCGATCTGCACTCGTTCGCGGTGGCGGTCGACGACCTCGATCAGGCGTTCGATATAGTGAACCGGATCGCCCCGGAGCATATCGAAGTGATGATGGATATGGACTCCACTGAGATTTTCACGCGTATCCGTAACGCGGGCGCGATATTTATCGGGAACTTCTCCCCGGTCGCGTCGGGGGATTATTACTGCGGGCCGAACCATATTTTGCCGACATCCGGCGCCGCGCGGTTTTCTTCCCCGCTGGGAGTGTACGATTTTATGAAACGGAGCAGTTTCCTCAGCGTATCCGAGGGGTATCTGAAGGAAAAAGGCGAGGAGATCGAGCAGATGGCGTTATTCGAGGGATTCGACGCGCACGCGTTATCGGTCAGGATGCGTCTGGACGGGACAAGGGAAGGGTAA
- a CDS encoding PAS domain S-box protein, translated as MKNKAGYIFFGLIVIVGLYFTSHYDYLLFHSLIEFFSITVSVTIFFITWNTRKIISNGYLVFLGIAYLFIGSIDLMHTLSYKGMNIFTDYDYYANQLWIGGRFMESISLLAGILFVKKKELRHPYLTIAGFSAATALLFASVFVWKNFPVCFVDGTGLTEFKKVSEYIICGILAAGIGALIYYRNKFDKNVYLMLLFSLIITIASELFFTLYIDNYGITNLIGHYFKLASFYLIYRAIIKTGLNDPYRLLFRELKQSETRFRELSDLLPISVFETDITGKIIYYNKSLEEMFRLYANNHPQELRIQDLIKAGDSEILSIMREKRILGLESEAARDKNTKIPALISTAPIVDDETILGIRGLIIDISRQKEQERLLTESNRDLEQFAYAVSHDLKAPLHTMTGFLGMIEEKINESPKIDTELLEFIGFAANAGKRMGTLIKDLIDYSRIGSAKKDYSQFPLNSAVQDAILNQKINIDERNAAVTVGELPGIYGDISQISRLMQNLIGNALKYAKPDTPPKISITSEESGDFHRITVADNGVGMEKKFFEKIFEPFQRLVSNDEVEGSGIGLSVCRKIVERHGGKIWVESKLGEGSSFIFTLPLSRPDAS; from the coding sequence TTGAAGAATAAAGCCGGATATATTTTCTTCGGTCTGATAGTGATAGTAGGCTTATATTTCACAAGCCACTATGATTATTTACTATTTCATTCGCTGATCGAGTTTTTCAGTATTACCGTTTCGGTAACGATATTCTTTATCACATGGAACACCCGAAAAATAATCTCCAACGGGTATCTGGTGTTTCTCGGGATCGCGTATCTCTTTATCGGGAGTATCGATCTGATGCACACCCTTTCCTATAAAGGGATGAACATATTCACCGACTACGATTATTACGCGAATCAGCTTTGGATCGGCGGGCGTTTTATGGAAAGCATCAGTCTCCTGGCAGGTATTCTTTTTGTAAAAAAGAAGGAACTCAGGCATCCTTATTTAACTATTGCGGGTTTTTCAGCGGCGACCGCTTTGTTATTCGCGTCGGTATTTGTATGGAAGAATTTTCCCGTCTGTTTTGTCGACGGTACCGGCCTCACGGAATTCAAGAAGGTGAGCGAATATATTATCTGCGGAATACTCGCCGCGGGTATAGGGGCGCTAATTTATTATCGAAATAAATTCGATAAGAATGTCTATCTAATGCTATTGTTTTCGCTTATCATCACTATAGCTTCCGAACTGTTTTTCACGTTATATATTGATAATTACGGTATTACCAACCTGATCGGGCATTATTTTAAGCTCGCATCGTTCTATTTGATCTATCGCGCGATTATTAAAACCGGACTGAACGATCCTTACCGCCTCCTGTTCCGCGAACTGAAGCAAAGCGAAACACGTTTCCGGGAACTCTCCGACCTTTTACCGATTTCTGTTTTTGAGACGGATATTACAGGGAAGATTATCTATTATAATAAATCTTTAGAGGAGATGTTTCGTCTATACGCAAACAATCATCCTCAGGAGCTGCGGATACAAGACCTGATAAAAGCCGGCGATAGTGAAATTTTATCCATAATGCGGGAGAAAAGGATATTGGGATTAGAAAGCGAAGCGGCGAGGGATAAAAATACAAAAATACCCGCATTGATTTCAACTGCCCCGATTGTTGATGATGAAACAATATTAGGGATTCGGGGGTTGATTATCGACATCTCCCGCCAGAAAGAGCAGGAACGGCTATTGACCGAAAGTAACCGCGATCTGGAACAGTTCGCCTATGCGGTATCGCACGACCTGAAAGCCCCGCTGCACACGATGACGGGATTCCTCGGGATGATTGAAGAAAAAATTAACGAAAGCCCGAAGATCGATACCGAGTTGCTCGAATTTATCGGGTTTGCCGCGAATGCCGGGAAGCGGATGGGGACGCTGATAAAGGATCTGATCGATTACAGCCGGATCGGGTCGGCTAAAAAGGATTATTCACAATTCCCCCTGAACTCCGCCGTGCAGGATGCGATCCTGAACCAGAAGATCAATATCGACGAGAGAAACGCGGCCGTGACAGTCGGGGAACTCCCCGGAATATACGGCGATATTTCCCAGATTTCCCGGCTGATGCAGAACCTGATCGGGAACGCCCTCAAGTACGCGAAACCGGATACGCCGCCCAAGATCAGTATTACATCCGAAGAATCGGGGGATTTCCATCGCATCACGGTCGCCGATAACGGGGTTGGGATGGAGAAGAAGTTTTTTGAGAAAATCTTCGAGCCGTTCCAGCGCCTGGTTTCCAATGATGAGGTGGAAGGAAGCGGCATCGGGCTTTCGGTCTGTAGGAAAATCGTCGAACGCCACGGCGGTAAAATATGGGTAGAATCGAAACTGGGCGAGGGCTCGTCGTTTATCTTTACCCTTCCCTTGTCCCGTCCAGACGCATCCTGA
- a CDS encoding ComEC/Rec2 family competence protein — translation MYPAFFAFLAGILLSVNLVNSAGIVPLIAIYSVPVTAYSAFRLARAFDRQKFLVCSLVLLAGIGGIVSGALALRSYEDIPRPDFNGAPVAIESQFTITGFPDIREITPGGKIEYAVRAGNYTIVSADAGNLYPSAIATVYGTLYAYGNGGTVYANPGGIVLNDAGFAPLSAVSALRNRAAEQFVRTGNPVTRALLFSLIMGNRTFMSYADMQSFRMSGIIHLLALSGLHIGIISMGIVLILKRFMRENAAYLISAFAVIIYMTLGGMGPSLLRAGIMFVLYTFLRGIGRKPDFIDILLFSAFALLLIDPLLARNIGFVLSYVSTAAIVLLSGRVRDLLGLRGYYGGILAGTLAANTVTLPFLFYYFDGASVIAPLTNLLVIPVFGVVLGMVFLHFILSLFGIYIVEIAIDTLWTGIAGFSDILTRPGFVYLRVGGFDWISLTVSLALIGGIFFFYPRIRYRALNKSIKSAQ, via the coding sequence ATGTACCCCGCATTCTTCGCTTTCCTGGCCGGAATACTTTTATCCGTGAATCTTGTCAACTCCGCCGGAATCGTTCCGCTGATAGCGATATACTCCGTCCCTGTAACAGCATACTCCGCATTCAGACTCGCCCGCGCGTTCGACAGGCAAAAGTTCCTAGTCTGCTCGCTCGTCCTTCTCGCGGGAATAGGCGGTATAGTCTCCGGTGCGCTCGCATTGCGCAGTTATGAGGATATTCCCCGCCCGGATTTTAACGGCGCGCCGGTCGCTATCGAATCGCAGTTTACTATCACGGGATTCCCCGACATACGTGAGATTACCCCCGGCGGTAAAATCGAATACGCCGTACGCGCGGGTAATTATACCATCGTTTCCGCCGATGCCGGGAATCTTTACCCGTCGGCGATAGCCACGGTATACGGCACACTCTACGCCTACGGGAACGGCGGCACCGTGTATGCGAATCCCGGGGGGATTGTGTTAAATGACGCGGGATTTGCGCCGCTTTCGGCGGTCTCCGCGCTCCGAAACCGCGCCGCCGAGCAATTCGTCCGCACCGGGAACCCCGTTACGCGCGCGCTGTTATTCAGCCTCATCATGGGAAACCGGACATTTATGAGCTATGCCGACATGCAGTCTTTCCGTATGAGCGGAATAATCCACCTGCTCGCGCTGTCCGGCCTGCATATCGGGATAATCAGCATGGGAATCGTGCTCATCCTGAAACGATTCATGCGCGAGAACGCCGCGTACCTGATTTCCGCGTTTGCCGTCATCATCTATATGACTCTCGGCGGGATGGGTCCGTCTCTCCTGCGCGCCGGGATTATGTTCGTATTGTACACATTCCTGCGCGGTATCGGGCGAAAACCCGATTTTATCGACATCCTCCTTTTCAGCGCGTTCGCCCTGCTGCTGATCGACCCCCTGCTCGCGAGGAATATCGGCTTCGTCCTGAGCTACGTATCCACCGCGGCGATCGTGCTTCTCAGCGGACGGGTTCGCGATCTGCTTGGCCTCAGAGGTTACTATGGGGGTATCCTCGCGGGCACTCTCGCCGCGAATACCGTCACGCTTCCGTTCCTGTTCTACTACTTCGACGGGGCGAGCGTGATCGCGCCGTTGACCAATCTCCTCGTCATTCCGGTATTCGGGGTCGTACTGGGGATGGTATTCCTGCACTTTATCCTGAGCCTGTTCGGCATCTATATCGTCGAAATTGCGATAGACACGTTATGGACGGGGATCGCAGGATTCTCGGATATCCTGACCCGCCCGGGTTTTGTCTATCTCCGTGTCGGCGGGTTCGACTGGATATCCCTCACCGTTTCGCTTGCCCTGATCGGCGGGATATTCTTTTTTTATCCGCGAATCAGATACCGCGCGCTGAACAAATCGATAAAATCCGCTCAATAA
- a CDS encoding P-II family nitrogen regulator, which produces MRKIEAVIRPSALHKIKNELSHMGVHGITVMEAGGYARQRGHKELHKGKEYDVELIPKLMIVIVSSDEMAMTIVDKITEVCYTGEIGDGKIFISTIDELVRVRTGEKGEAAL; this is translated from the coding sequence ATGAGGAAAATTGAGGCAGTCATCAGACCGTCCGCGCTTCATAAGATCAAGAACGAACTTTCTCATATGGGGGTTCACGGGATTACGGTGATGGAAGCCGGCGGGTACGCCCGTCAACGGGGACATAAAGAGCTGCACAAAGGCAAAGAGTACGATGTGGAATTGATCCCGAAGCTGATGATTGTGATCGTGAGTTCGGATGAGATGGCGATGACGATAGTGGATAAAATTACAGAGGTATGCTACACGGGCGAGATAGGCGACGGGAAAATATTCATCTCGACTATCGACGAATTGGTTCGTGTTCGAACCGGAGAAAAAGGAGAGGCCGCATTGTAA
- a CDS encoding endonuclease III: MTPTETAVRMLKILEAEFPKWNSPVSRFHSETRDTPYMTLISTLMSARTKDETTSAASARLFAKADTPAAMLELSAEDIEKLIYPVGFYHVKAGRILEISRALLCDYGGRVPDTMEELTALPGVGRKTASLVLTDGYGIPAICVDVHVHRIMNRWGYAVTRTPRETEFALREKLPVEWWITVNYILVGFGQTICKPLSPCCTKCPVSDDCPRRGVDKQGKC, translated from the coding sequence ATGACCCCCACCGAAACCGCGGTTCGGATGCTCAAGATACTCGAGGCGGAATTCCCGAAATGGAATTCCCCGGTCTCGCGCTTCCATTCCGAAACGCGGGATACTCCCTATATGACGCTGATTTCCACACTGATGAGCGCCCGCACGAAGGACGAGACCACATCCGCCGCATCGGCGCGCCTGTTCGCGAAGGCGGATACTCCCGCCGCGATGCTAGAACTGTCCGCCGAAGATATCGAGAAACTGATCTATCCCGTGGGGTTCTACCATGTGAAAGCCGGACGTATCCTGGAAATCTCCCGGGCGCTTCTCTGCGATTACGGCGGGCGTGTGCCCGATACGATGGAGGAACTGACCGCGCTCCCCGGGGTCGGCAGGAAGACCGCTAGCCTCGTACTGACCGACGGGTATGGAATCCCCGCGATCTGCGTGGATGTGCACGTGCACCGGATTATGAACCGTTGGGGATATGCCGTCACCCGTACCCCCCGCGAGACCGAGTTCGCGCTGAGGGAGAAACTGCCCGTAGAGTGGTGGATTACCGTGAATTATATATTGGTGGGATTCGGCCAGACCATCTGCAAACCGTTATCGCCCTGCTGTACGAAATGCCCGGTATCGGACGACTGCCCCAGAAGGGGTGTAGATAAACAAGGAAAATGTTAA